A stretch of Natronococcus sp. CG52 DNA encodes these proteins:
- a CDS encoding 2Fe-2S iron-sulfur cluster-binding protein, with amino-acid sequence MARYEVALDWVGGPSRTIDVDENETVLEASQRTGRSLPYGCRTGACGTCVGRLLAIDGTAADDDARDEEPTNVADAFAYRRTPKALKSRHRDDGYVLLCIAAPRTDCRIAVGSRVQAELVDNPWK; translated from the coding sequence ATGGCTCGCTACGAAGTCGCCCTCGACTGGGTCGGCGGTCCGAGTCGGACGATCGACGTCGACGAGAACGAGACGGTGCTCGAGGCGTCCCAGCGGACCGGCCGCTCCTTGCCGTACGGCTGCCGCACCGGGGCGTGTGGGACCTGTGTGGGACGGCTGCTCGCGATCGACGGGACGGCGGCCGACGACGATGCACGCGACGAGGAGCCGACCAACGTCGCGGACGCGTTCGCCTATCGACGGACGCCGAAAGCGCTGAAGTCACGACACCGAGACGACGGCTACGTGCTCCTGTGTATCGCCGCCCCACGAACGGACTGTCGGATCGCCGTCGGCTCGCGTGTCCAGGCCGAACTGGTGGACAATCCGTGGAAGTGA